The following proteins are co-located in the Vibrio astriarenae genome:
- the hcp gene encoding hydroxylamine reductase, which yields MFCIQCEQTIQTPTVKGCSFAQGMCGKTSEVSDLQDVLVYTLQGVSYWAQQAAQFDIVDDEINQWAPKAFFSTLTNVNFDPERILDFTAKAAAFKSRLKEQTLAAAKLADQALADTPAVAEFQLPESAEAILAFAPQVAVNRGYETISEDVIGLRLLCLYGLKGAAAYMEHARVLEQTSNDIYAEYHQIMAWLGTDPQDLNALLECSMQIGLMNYKVMEMLDHGETKTFGHPEPTQVNVKPVKGKCILVSGHDLHDLEKILQQTEGKGINVYTNGEMLPAHGYPELNKYPHLVGNYGSAWQNQQKEFANFPGAIVMTSNCLLNPNIGQYADRLFTRSIVGWPGVAHIEGDDFSQVIECAQALAGFQHNEIEHMITVGFGRNALMNAAPAVVEQVKAGNIKHFFLVGGCDGDKAERSYYTDFTASTPEDSLILTLACGKFRFNKNEFGDINGIPRLLDVGQCNDAYSAIQLAIALSQEFDCDINELPLTLVLSWFEQKAIVILLTLFALGVKGIYTGPTAPAFLTDNLIKIIQDKFDMRSITNVEDDLKTILAA from the coding sequence ATGTTCTGTATTCAATGTGAACAGACTATTCAAACCCCAACGGTTAAAGGGTGTTCTTTCGCACAAGGTATGTGCGGCAAGACCTCGGAAGTATCTGACCTACAAGATGTTCTTGTGTATACCCTTCAAGGGGTTTCTTACTGGGCACAGCAGGCGGCTCAATTTGATATTGTCGATGACGAAATCAATCAATGGGCGCCTAAAGCCTTCTTCTCGACACTGACTAACGTTAACTTTGACCCTGAACGTATTTTAGATTTCACAGCGAAAGCAGCTGCATTTAAGTCTCGTCTAAAAGAGCAAACTCTGGCAGCGGCTAAGTTGGCGGATCAAGCCTTGGCGGATACCCCAGCGGTTGCTGAATTCCAACTGCCAGAGAGCGCTGAGGCGATCTTGGCTTTTGCTCCTCAAGTGGCGGTTAACCGCGGTTACGAGACAATCAGTGAAGATGTTATTGGCCTTCGCTTGTTGTGCTTGTATGGCCTAAAAGGTGCAGCAGCCTATATGGAGCATGCGCGCGTACTAGAGCAGACCAGCAATGATATTTACGCTGAGTATCACCAAATCATGGCTTGGTTGGGCACTGACCCTCAAGATCTCAATGCGCTGCTAGAGTGCTCGATGCAAATTGGTCTAATGAACTACAAGGTCATGGAGATGCTGGATCACGGTGAAACTAAGACTTTTGGTCACCCAGAGCCAACACAGGTCAATGTGAAGCCAGTGAAAGGGAAATGTATCTTGGTTTCAGGTCACGACTTGCACGATCTAGAGAAAATCCTCCAGCAAACTGAAGGTAAGGGCATCAACGTCTATACCAACGGTGAAATGCTGCCAGCACACGGCTACCCAGAATTGAACAAATATCCGCACTTAGTGGGCAACTATGGCAGCGCATGGCAAAACCAGCAAAAAGAGTTTGCTAACTTCCCCGGTGCAATAGTGATGACTTCAAACTGTCTATTGAACCCGAATATCGGCCAATACGCTGACAGACTGTTTACTCGTAGCATCGTAGGTTGGCCAGGTGTAGCGCATATTGAAGGAGACGACTTCAGTCAAGTGATCGAATGTGCTCAAGCGCTAGCAGGTTTCCAGCACAATGAAATCGAGCACATGATTACGGTTGGCTTTGGTCGTAACGCGCTAATGAACGCAGCACCAGCGGTTGTTGAGCAAGTGAAAGCGGGCAATATTAAGCATTTCTTCTTAGTGGGTGGCTGTGATGGCGATAAGGCTGAGCGTAGCTACTACACTGATTTCACAGCAAGCACACCTGAAGATTCACTTATCCTGACCTTGGCATGTGGTAAGTTCCGTTTTAATAAAAATGAGTTTGGTGATATTAACGGTATCCCTCGCCTGCTTGATGTTGGTCAGTGTAACGATGCTTACTCGGCTATCCAGTTAGCTATCGCCTTATCGCAAGAGTTCGATTGTGATATCAATGAGCTGCCATTAACTTTGGTACTGTCTTGGTTTGAACAAAAAGCAATTGTTATCCTACTGACACTGTTTGCCTTGGGTGTGAAGGGCATTTATACCGGTCCGACGGCCCCTGCGTTCTTGACAGACAACCTCATCAAGATCATTCAAGATAAGTTTGACATGCGCAGCATTACTAACGTCGAAGACGATCTAAAAACGATTCTTGCCGCCTAA
- a CDS encoding FAD-binding and (Fe-S)-binding domain-containing protein codes for MSNAIYQNLADLLSQKLSKEQIITDPNLRMAYGTDASFYRLIPQLIVRLASIDEVIFTIQMCAHVGVAYTFRAAGTSLSGQAVSDSVLITLTDDWRNHEIIDAGRQIRLQPGVIGADANKYLAPYQRKIGPDPASINTCKVGGIAANNASGMCCGTAQNSYHTIAAMKLVLHDGTFLDTGDEQSIADFRVSHAQLLAALSGLHHKVAHNPELKQRIEHKYRLKNTTGYALNALVDYHDPIEILTHLMIGSEGTLGFIAEVTYNTVIEHSHKASTFLVFSDIETASKAVSVLANSSVAAVEMMDGRALRSVADKPGMPDFMPTLSIDASALLIEIHASDEQELAYKRQQVAAQLESFRIIESVTFTQDPTTVATLWGIRKGMFPAVGAVREVGTTVVIEDVAFPVEHLAEGVRDLQRLFEKYHYDEAIIFGHALEGNLHFVFTQGFESESEIARYGRFMDDIAALVAGKYQGSLKAEHGTGRNMSPYVELEWGQDGYQLMQQIKRIFDPNGLLNPGVIINSDDQAHLKNLKPMPQADDIVDRCIECGFCEPVCPSKGLTLTPRQRIVLYRELSERKRKNDETTQLEKTFQYQGVDTCAATGLCAERCPVGINTGDLMKQLRQDQYQKFQPIARWTAQHFSATTKLVTTGLKINRVLTRLIGDKRMDSTINGLRKWTGNRTPGWLKETPQANHHIITNHLVNQHQEDTEKRVVYMPSCASRSMGQQTDAQDQRPLTQVTLSLLEKAGYHIIIPQQLSELCCGMPYDSKGMIDIAQSKSQQLEAQLWQASDQGRYPILMDTSPCSKRSKEQFTRPLNIFEPVGFVNQFLLSELEITPKNESVLLHITCSARKMGLVNDMLSLANRCVSHVIVPEHIECCGWAGDKGFTTPELNNNALTPLREQVPKEVTRGFSNSRTCEIGLSHHSGVPYQSILYLVDEVSTAKV; via the coding sequence ATGAGCAACGCTATCTATCAAAACTTAGCCGACCTACTAAGCCAGAAGCTTTCTAAAGAGCAGATCATCACTGACCCGAATCTGCGTATGGCCTATGGCACCGATGCAAGCTTCTATCGTTTGATCCCACAGCTGATTGTTCGCTTGGCGAGCATCGACGAGGTTATTTTTACCATCCAGATGTGTGCCCACGTTGGCGTGGCCTATACTTTTCGTGCAGCAGGGACAAGCCTATCGGGTCAGGCAGTCTCTGATTCGGTACTTATCACCCTCACCGATGATTGGCGCAATCACGAAATCATTGATGCCGGACGCCAGATTCGGCTTCAGCCGGGCGTCATTGGCGCAGACGCCAACAAGTATTTAGCACCTTATCAGCGCAAAATCGGCCCAGACCCCGCTTCCATCAACACTTGCAAAGTGGGCGGTATCGCAGCAAACAATGCCAGTGGAATGTGTTGTGGTACCGCACAAAACTCCTACCACACCATAGCGGCTATGAAGTTGGTTCTACATGATGGGACGTTTCTCGATACTGGCGACGAGCAGAGTATCGCTGACTTCAGAGTGAGTCATGCGCAACTCCTTGCTGCGCTCTCTGGACTGCATCACAAAGTTGCCCACAATCCAGAGCTTAAGCAGCGCATAGAACACAAATACCGACTCAAAAATACCACAGGCTATGCGCTCAATGCGCTTGTGGACTATCATGACCCAATCGAGATATTAACCCACCTCATGATTGGGTCTGAAGGAACACTGGGGTTTATCGCCGAAGTCACCTACAACACCGTCATTGAACATAGTCACAAAGCCAGTACTTTTTTGGTGTTTAGCGACATTGAAACCGCCTCGAAGGCCGTCAGTGTGCTCGCAAACAGCTCAGTAGCTGCCGTTGAAATGATGGATGGCCGTGCGCTGCGCTCTGTCGCTGATAAGCCGGGCATGCCTGACTTTATGCCAACCCTATCAATCGATGCGTCGGCACTGCTGATTGAAATTCACGCAAGCGATGAACAAGAGCTTGCTTATAAGCGCCAGCAGGTGGCGGCTCAGCTTGAGTCTTTCCGCATTATTGAGTCGGTCACTTTCACTCAAGATCCAACCACGGTCGCTACGTTATGGGGTATCCGCAAAGGTATGTTCCCTGCGGTTGGAGCCGTGCGCGAGGTGGGAACAACCGTGGTGATTGAGGATGTCGCCTTCCCCGTTGAGCACCTCGCCGAGGGGGTGAGAGATCTTCAGCGACTATTTGAAAAGTACCACTATGACGAAGCGATCATCTTTGGCCATGCTCTGGAGGGAAACTTACACTTTGTGTTCACACAAGGCTTTGAGAGCGAGAGCGAAATCGCTCGCTATGGCCGCTTCATGGATGATATTGCTGCACTCGTCGCCGGTAAATACCAGGGTTCGTTAAAAGCGGAACACGGCACGGGACGCAACATGTCTCCCTATGTCGAACTGGAGTGGGGTCAAGACGGTTATCAGCTTATGCAGCAAATCAAACGCATTTTCGACCCCAACGGGCTGCTTAATCCTGGTGTCATTATCAACTCAGATGATCAAGCACACCTAAAAAACCTCAAACCTATGCCTCAAGCAGATGACATTGTTGATCGCTGTATCGAATGCGGTTTCTGTGAGCCTGTATGCCCATCGAAAGGCCTGACGCTAACACCGCGTCAGCGTATCGTCCTCTATCGAGAGCTCTCTGAGCGTAAGCGGAAAAACGACGAAACTACTCAACTGGAAAAGACCTTTCAATATCAGGGAGTAGACACCTGTGCAGCCACTGGGTTGTGTGCCGAGCGCTGCCCAGTTGGGATCAATACCGGCGATCTCATGAAGCAGTTGCGTCAAGACCAATACCAAAAGTTTCAACCGATTGCCCGATGGACAGCACAGCACTTCTCTGCGACAACAAAGCTGGTCACCACTGGACTGAAAATCAACAGAGTATTGACACGCCTGATAGGCGATAAACGCATGGACAGCACGATCAATGGATTAAGGAAATGGACGGGTAACCGCACGCCGGGCTGGCTAAAAGAGACGCCACAGGCCAATCATCACATCATCACTAATCATCTCGTTAATCAGCATCAGGAAGACACTGAGAAGAGGGTTGTCTATATGCCCTCCTGTGCCAGTCGTAGCATGGGGCAGCAAACGGATGCCCAAGACCAACGTCCACTTACCCAAGTGACCTTATCGCTTCTAGAGAAAGCTGGCTATCACATCATCATCCCACAGCAGCTCAGTGAATTGTGTTGTGGTATGCCTTATGACAGCAAAGGAATGATCGACATCGCACAATCGAAATCGCAGCAACTCGAAGCGCAATTGTGGCAGGCAAGCGATCAAGGAAGATACCCAATATTGATGGATACCAGCCCCTGCTCCAAGCGCTCAAAAGAGCAGTTTACGCGCCCATTGAACATATTCGAGCCGGTGGGGTTTGTGAATCAATTCTTGCTCTCTGAGCTGGAGATTACCCCAAAAAATGAGAGCGTACTGCTACACATAACCTGCAGCGCTCGAAAGATGGGGCTCGTCAATGACATGCTTAGCCTCGCCAACCGCTGTGTAAGCCATGTGATCGTTCCAGAGCACATAGAGTGTTGTGGCTGGGCGGGAGATAAGGGATTCACCACACCGGAACTCAACAACAACGCGCTTACCCCTCTCAGGGAGCAAGTACCTAAAGAGGTGACGCGCGGATTTAGCAACAGTCGTACGTGTGAAATAGGCCTATCCCACCATAGTGGTGTGCCTTACCAATCCATTCTCTACTTGGTCGATGAAGTGAGTACCGCCAAAGTATAA
- a CDS encoding TIGR02450 family Trp-rich protein has protein sequence MNRINPKKLLHSKWTAVEPQNREKHFMVTEVDYDEEGKVVLCILEAVLSDREYSIDWTQLKSRDNWLQGWK, from the coding sequence ATGAACAGAATCAACCCAAAGAAGTTACTTCATAGCAAATGGACGGCAGTGGAGCCGCAAAACAGGGAAAAACACTTTATGGTGACGGAGGTTGACTATGATGAGGAAGGGAAAGTGGTGCTGTGTATCTTGGAAGCAGTGCTGTCTGATCGTGAATATTCGATTGACTGGACGCAACTAAAGAGCCGAGATAACTGGCTACAGGGTTGGAAATAG
- a CDS encoding hybrid-cluster NAD(P)-dependent oxidoreductase has translation MFSEWNNNQPLLLQCVDKWQETADTVSIKLVYPQSPDTPFNFKPGQFISLGLELNGKMEYRAYSISSMPGECFLKLTIKLVPDGLVSTYFVEQLVTGERLSALAPTGPFNHVDCVAKPKVLMLSAGCGITPVMSMAKTWLRDKAQVDMTFIHMAKTPEQTIYLEELELLDNQHSNFNLQLLLKDNRGTRHAQGRLDKDWLKSLCPDIAERTVYLCGPAQFMQDMAQFAEELGVAADDFFQESFTPTQAEALPDASGVVQFDVPAFGVAKKVAQGAILADVLEESGVPIIIACRSGMCGSCKCQVTKGEVIRTSTETLTEEEIAQGYTLACSSQIQSDVEVAL, from the coding sequence ATGTTCAGTGAATGGAATAATAACCAGCCCCTGTTGTTGCAATGCGTCGATAAGTGGCAGGAAACAGCAGATACGGTCAGCATTAAGCTGGTCTACCCTCAATCTCCCGATACCCCTTTTAACTTCAAGCCAGGGCAGTTCATCTCTCTCGGTTTAGAGTTAAATGGAAAAATGGAGTATCGCGCCTATTCAATCAGCTCAATGCCTGGGGAGTGCTTTCTTAAGCTCACTATCAAGCTCGTGCCTGATGGTTTGGTTTCTACTTATTTTGTTGAGCAGTTAGTCACAGGTGAACGACTTTCAGCACTAGCGCCGACAGGGCCATTTAATCATGTCGACTGTGTAGCAAAGCCTAAAGTGTTAATGTTAAGTGCGGGTTGTGGTATCACTCCAGTGATGTCAATGGCTAAAACTTGGCTACGTGACAAAGCGCAAGTGGATATGACATTTATCCACATGGCGAAAACGCCGGAACAGACGATTTATTTAGAGGAGTTAGAGCTCCTCGACAATCAGCACTCTAACTTTAACCTGCAACTATTGTTGAAAGACAATCGTGGTACTCGTCATGCGCAAGGGCGTCTTGATAAGGACTGGCTGAAGTCTCTGTGCCCAGATATTGCTGAACGAACGGTGTATTTGTGCGGCCCAGCGCAATTTATGCAAGATATGGCTCAGTTTGCCGAAGAATTGGGTGTTGCTGCGGATGACTTTTTCCAAGAAAGTTTTACGCCAACACAAGCAGAAGCTTTGCCTGATGCCAGTGGTGTTGTGCAGTTTGACGTGCCGGCGTTTGGTGTGGCTAAAAAAGTGGCACAAGGTGCGATATTGGCTGATGTGCTAGAAGAGAGCGGTGTGCCGATCATCATTGCTTGTCGAAGCGGTATGTGTGGTTCGTGCAAATGCCAAGTCACTAAAGGTGAAGTCATTCGCACCAGCACCGAAACTCTGACAGAAGAAGAGATCGCACAAGGTTATACATTGGCTTGCTCTTCTCAAATTCAGAGCGACGTAGAAGTTGCCCTTTAG
- the arfB gene encoding alternative ribosome rescue aminoacyl-tRNA hydrolase ArfB yields the protein MIKLSNTVTINEWEIELSAIRAMGAGGQNVNKVSSAIHLRFDIKRSALPDVYKQRLLALSDSRINKEGVIIIKAQQFRTQEQNKEDALNRLKELIWAAMVVQKKRRPTKPTKSSQRKRLDSKKRAGTTKSLRKKVSY from the coding sequence ATGATAAAGCTTTCCAACACTGTCACTATCAATGAATGGGAAATTGAACTCTCTGCCATCAGAGCGATGGGGGCTGGCGGGCAAAATGTAAATAAAGTATCGAGCGCGATCCATTTACGCTTTGACATCAAACGCTCAGCCCTGCCCGATGTGTACAAACAGCGTCTATTAGCGCTCTCTGACTCGCGCATCAACAAGGAAGGGGTCATCATTATCAAGGCGCAGCAGTTTCGAACTCAGGAACAGAACAAGGAAGATGCGCTGAACCGACTCAAAGAGCTGATTTGGGCAGCTATGGTAGTACAGAAAAAACGCAGACCAACCAAACCAACCAAAAGTTCACAACGTAAACGTCTAGACTCCAAAAAGCGCGCTGGTACTACCAAATCACTGCGCAAGAAAGTGAGTTACTAG
- a CDS encoding helix-turn-helix domain-containing protein: protein MSKVSEDIAIVKKEDVEFFIDLFKDINKDLYQLLREARIPNTIKHDDANYQYLPESTIKNLITILGNEVSQQDFAINIWLACKKTYVPRFLAKLDAPTTVHNALSQFCEYLPGVSSAAKVSIQQAGGRWWLIREKAFSHDFWFHYSEIFSVIFMNELLLALVGKEWKAEEVGVQAKSIDDFKALPEMGNAQFYAQRPVTAFSIPDKFMQATVKLPPLEKTASDNALLEQESTFLSVFKLVIKPYLSMGKLSIKWASEILNLHVRTIQRRLDAEGVTYKKLIEDMVLEETLKLLHNPEFTITTIASKMGYSDSAHFTRAFKRQMKMTPKQYRHEYLSQREP, encoded by the coding sequence ATGAGCAAAGTGAGCGAAGACATTGCGATTGTCAAAAAAGAAGACGTTGAGTTCTTTATTGACCTATTCAAGGACATTAATAAAGACCTCTATCAACTCCTTCGTGAGGCACGCATACCCAACACCATCAAACACGACGATGCGAACTATCAATACCTGCCAGAATCCACCATCAAGAACTTGATCACCATACTGGGTAACGAAGTTTCACAACAAGATTTTGCCATCAATATCTGGCTAGCGTGTAAGAAAACGTATGTACCGCGTTTTCTTGCCAAATTGGATGCGCCCACCACCGTCCATAATGCACTAAGTCAGTTCTGCGAATATCTGCCGGGTGTCTCATCCGCCGCCAAAGTCTCTATTCAACAGGCAGGAGGACGTTGGTGGCTAATCAGGGAAAAAGCGTTTAGTCACGACTTCTGGTTCCACTATAGTGAGATATTCTCTGTTATTTTTATGAATGAGCTACTGCTTGCGCTTGTGGGCAAAGAGTGGAAAGCGGAAGAAGTTGGGGTTCAAGCTAAGAGTATCGATGACTTCAAGGCTCTTCCCGAGATGGGTAATGCTCAGTTCTATGCACAACGTCCGGTGACGGCATTTTCTATACCAGACAAATTTATGCAAGCGACAGTCAAACTGCCTCCATTAGAAAAAACCGCGAGTGACAACGCGCTACTAGAGCAAGAAAGCACCTTCCTTTCTGTGTTTAAGCTGGTTATAAAACCCTACCTCTCGATGGGAAAGCTATCGATAAAATGGGCCTCAGAAATACTCAACTTACATGTTAGAACGATTCAGCGTCGACTCGATGCCGAAGGCGTCACCTATAAAAAGCTGATTGAAGACATGGTGCTAGAAGAGACGTTAAAGCTGCTACACAATCCCGAGTTCACCATCACAACGATCGCCAGCAAAATGGGTTACTCCGATTCTGCACATTTTACCCGAGCATTTAAGCGCCAAATGAAGATGACGCCCAAGCAATATCGTCACGAGTACCTTTCTCAACGTGAGCCATAA
- a CDS encoding L-lactate permease: MNDTLLALIAFSPIVVAAILLVGLNWPAKRAMPVAFTLTVIIALFFWDMSATRVIASTLQGLGITSAVLWIVFGAIFLLNTLKQTGAISTIRSGFINISPDRRVQAIIIAWCFGSFIEGASGFGTPAAIAAPLLVAIGFPALAAVLMGMMIQSTPVSFGAVGTPIIVGVNKGLDTHGISATLTQNGSNWDVYLQQITSSVAIIHALVGTLIPVLMAMMLTRFFGKNRSWTEGLDILPFALFSGVAFTLPYAFTGVLLGPEFPSLIGGLTGLAVVITAARAGFLVPEKAWDFESKDKWPKEWLGSLKIDLNDSQRKPMNMALAWAPYLLLALVLVASRVSPEFKDLLKQISLSFSNILGETGISTTLQPMYLPGGILVLVALVAILIQKGRFQHLKSAFTESSKTLIGAGFVLLFTIPMVRIFINSGINGADLASMPVTTANFAAGLVGEAFPMLSATIGALGAFIAGSNTVSNMMFSQFQFEVAQTLSISTAIVVALQAVGAAAGNMIAIHNVVAASATVGLLGQEGATLRKTVLPTIYYLVMTGLIGVAVIYGIGITDALMTR, encoded by the coding sequence ATGAATGACACCCTACTCGCGCTGATTGCGTTTTCACCAATCGTCGTCGCGGCCATATTATTAGTCGGTCTAAACTGGCCAGCCAAGCGAGCGATGCCTGTCGCTTTTACATTAACCGTCATCATTGCACTGTTCTTTTGGGATATGTCTGCCACCCGAGTGATTGCCTCGACACTACAAGGGCTTGGAATTACATCGGCAGTGCTGTGGATCGTGTTTGGCGCTATCTTTTTGCTTAATACACTCAAACAGACTGGTGCGATCTCAACCATACGCAGCGGTTTCATTAACATATCTCCCGACAGACGTGTTCAAGCCATCATCATCGCTTGGTGCTTCGGCTCATTTATTGAAGGGGCGTCAGGGTTCGGCACCCCAGCTGCTATCGCCGCTCCTTTACTGGTGGCTATCGGTTTTCCGGCACTTGCAGCGGTGCTAATGGGGATGATGATTCAATCTACACCCGTTTCGTTTGGTGCCGTTGGTACACCTATCATCGTTGGTGTGAACAAAGGATTGGATACCCATGGAATTAGCGCAACGTTGACGCAAAATGGCTCCAACTGGGACGTCTACCTGCAGCAAATCACCTCTAGTGTGGCCATCATTCATGCCCTTGTCGGCACTCTCATTCCGGTGTTGATGGCGATGATGCTGACCCGCTTCTTTGGTAAAAACCGCAGTTGGACCGAAGGATTAGACATTCTACCGTTCGCCTTATTTTCGGGCGTTGCTTTTACTCTTCCATATGCCTTCACTGGTGTGCTGCTGGGCCCAGAATTTCCATCCCTGATTGGCGGTCTGACCGGGCTTGCGGTCGTCATTACTGCCGCAAGAGCCGGCTTTCTCGTCCCTGAAAAAGCTTGGGACTTCGAATCAAAGGATAAATGGCCAAAAGAGTGGCTCGGCTCTTTGAAAATAGACTTGAACGATAGCCAACGTAAACCCATGAACATGGCTCTTGCATGGGCACCATATCTATTGCTTGCCCTCGTATTAGTCGCTAGCCGAGTCAGCCCAGAATTTAAAGACCTACTCAAGCAAATCAGCCTCTCCTTTAGCAACATTTTAGGTGAGACAGGCATCTCAACCACACTTCAACCTATGTATCTACCAGGTGGCATATTGGTACTCGTCGCATTGGTCGCCATACTGATTCAAAAAGGCCGCTTCCAACATCTTAAATCGGCCTTCACGGAATCAAGCAAGACACTCATCGGCGCGGGGTTTGTGCTGTTATTTACTATTCCAATGGTCCGTATTTTCATTAACTCAGGCATCAATGGAGCCGACTTAGCGAGCATGCCCGTCACGACGGCAAATTTCGCTGCAGGTTTAGTGGGTGAAGCTTTTCCTATGCTCAGTGCCACCATCGGCGCGCTTGGCGCATTCATTGCTGGGTCAAACACCGTCTCCAACATGATGTTCAGCCAATTTCAATTTGAGGTCGCGCAGACCTTATCAATATCAACGGCTATCGTTGTCGCACTACAAGCTGTTGGTGCTGCGGCTGGCAATATGATTGCCATTCACAATGTGGTGGCGGCTTCAGCGACTGTTGGGCTGCTTGGTCAAGAAGGTGCGACGCTGCGCAAAACAGTTCTGCCAACAATCTACTACCTTGTAATGACAGGATTAATTGGTGTTGCTGTGATCTATGGTATTGGCATCACCGATGCACTAATGACTCGTTGA
- the norR gene encoding nitric oxide reductase transcriptional regulator NorR produces MTKNLNKVLLDIALNLSSSLDSDAQYQYLIDGINQVFPCDASALFILDQDGFLMPVAVQGLSSSVLGRRFFPKAHPRLETIMQSDLPVRFGADCDLPDPFSGLLLSEEVELDVHDCLGCSLYVEGQLVGVLTLDSLTVGAFDAIESVTIETFAALAAATLRNIGQVKALKAQNNKQKSVTQTLIQQARSMQGELIGLSPQIQQLRHNIVTVANSDYAVLITGETGTGKELVAHRLHAQSSRSDKPMIYVNCAALPEGVAESELFGHVKGAFTGANSSRAGKFELADGGTIFLDELGELPLILQAKLLRVIQQGELQRVGSDKHLLVNVRIIAATNRRLDKEVEEGRFRADLYHRLNVFPISVPPLRCREGDIPVLAGYLLEKVRNQFHVPNLHIHPKALSSLESQQWPGNVRELEHTLTRAALRAIQAGETMIRHQYLGGVELVDVKNTTDYLPNESQPMRGLVEQYQKDLIAHALEKSDGTWSKAAEFLQMDRGNLYRMGKKLGVS; encoded by the coding sequence ATGACCAAAAACCTCAACAAAGTCCTTCTTGATATTGCTTTAAACCTAAGTTCTAGCCTCGATAGCGACGCACAATACCAATACCTCATCGATGGTATTAACCAAGTCTTTCCTTGTGATGCCAGTGCACTTTTCATTCTCGACCAAGACGGTTTCCTTATGCCTGTGGCGGTGCAGGGCTTGAGTAGTAGTGTGTTGGGGCGACGCTTTTTCCCTAAAGCTCATCCGAGATTAGAAACCATTATGCAAAGTGACCTGCCTGTGCGTTTTGGTGCGGATTGTGATTTGCCTGACCCGTTCAGTGGTTTGTTGCTAAGTGAAGAGGTTGAGCTTGATGTCCATGATTGCTTGGGTTGCAGCTTGTATGTTGAAGGGCAACTTGTGGGCGTCTTGACGCTCGACTCATTAACTGTTGGAGCTTTTGATGCCATTGAATCAGTGACTATTGAGACATTTGCGGCGTTAGCGGCCGCCACACTGCGTAACATTGGTCAAGTTAAGGCGTTGAAAGCCCAGAATAACAAGCAGAAAAGTGTCACTCAAACCTTGATTCAGCAGGCGCGTTCTATGCAAGGTGAGTTGATTGGTTTGAGCCCTCAAATTCAACAGCTAAGGCATAACATTGTGACTGTTGCTAACTCGGACTATGCCGTGTTGATAACGGGCGAGACGGGCACTGGTAAAGAGCTGGTGGCACACCGTTTACATGCCCAATCGAGTCGTAGTGATAAGCCGATGATTTATGTCAATTGCGCGGCCTTGCCGGAGGGGGTGGCAGAAAGTGAGCTGTTCGGTCATGTTAAAGGGGCGTTTACCGGTGCGAATAGTTCACGAGCAGGTAAGTTTGAGCTGGCCGATGGTGGCACTATTTTCCTTGATGAGCTCGGTGAGCTCCCCCTCATCTTACAAGCCAAGTTATTGCGGGTTATTCAACAGGGCGAACTACAGCGTGTAGGTAGTGATAAGCACTTGTTGGTTAATGTACGGATTATTGCCGCCACTAACCGTAGGTTAGATAAAGAGGTCGAAGAGGGCCGATTTAGAGCCGATCTCTATCACCGACTGAACGTCTTTCCTATTTCGGTGCCGCCATTGCGTTGTCGAGAAGGGGACATTCCTGTGTTAGCGGGTTATCTGTTGGAAAAAGTGAGAAATCAGTTCCATGTGCCGAATCTCCACATTCACCCGAAAGCGCTTTCTTCATTAGAGTCGCAGCAGTGGCCGGGTAATGTCCGAGAGTTAGAGCATACATTGACGCGAGCGGCACTGCGTGCGATTCAGGCGGGAGAAACGATGATCCGTCACCAGTATCTTGGTGGGGTTGAGCTGGTTGATGTTAAAAACACAACGGACTATTTACCTAATGAAAGCCAACCAATGCGCGGGCTGGTTGAGCAGTATCAGAAAGACCTCATTGCACATGCTCTTGAAAAATCGGATGGAACTTGGTCAAAAGCGGCTGAATTTCTACAAATGGACCGAGGTAACCTATATCGAATGGGTAAGAAGCTTGGTGTGAGTTAG
- a CDS encoding TIGR03643 family protein — MSIDAAETSRIIEMAWEDRTPFEAIEAQFGMDERSVIQFMRLNLKPRSFKLWRSRVSGRRTKHNKMRLSDVVRGYCPTQYKHR, encoded by the coding sequence ATGAGCATTGATGCGGCGGAGACCTCAAGAATTATTGAGATGGCATGGGAAGATCGGACGCCCTTTGAGGCGATAGAGGCTCAGTTTGGTATGGACGAGCGCAGTGTAATTCAGTTTATGCGACTGAATCTCAAACCGAGAAGTTTTAAGCTTTGGCGCAGCCGAGTATCAGGTAGAAGAACGAAACACAACAAAATGCGCTTGTCTGATGTGGTAAGAGGCTACTGTCCGACACAATATAAACATCGCTAA